A stretch of DNA from Curtobacterium sp. MCBD17_035:
GCAGCACCAGCACCAGCAGCACCAGCACCAGCACCCGCACCAGCACCCGCACCAGCACCCGCACCAACCGCAGACGCACCCCGAGCCACGGACCCGCCGCGCCGAACGACGCCTCCGGGACGGTCAGTCACGCAACCAGGTCCTGGAACAGCACGGTCGACAGGTACCGCTCGCCGGTGTCGCACACCATCGCGACGATGCGCTTGCCGGCGTTCTCGGGCCGGGCGGCGATCTCGATCGCAGCGTGGATGATGGCGCCGGACGAGATGCCCGCGAGGATGCCCTCGTCGGTGGCGAGGGCACGGGCCACGCGCAGGGCGTCGTCGAGCTCGACGTCGAACACCTCGTCGATCACGGAGCGGTCGAGCACCTCGGGGATGAAGTTCGCACCCATCCCCTGGATCTTGTGCGGCCCCGCGGTCCCCTTGGTGAGCAGTGGGGAGTCCGCCGGCTCGACGGCGACGATCTGCACGCCCGGCACCTGCTCCTTGAGCACGTTCCCGACGCCGGTGATCGTCCCGCCGGTGCCGACGCCCGCGACGAAGACGTCGACCTTGCCGTCGGTGTCGCGGAGGACCTCCTGTGCGGTGGTCCGCCGGTGGATCGCGGCGTTCGCGGCCGTCTCGAACTGGTGCGCGAGGACGGCTCCCGGGGTCTCGTCGACGATCTGGGCGGCGCGAGCGACGGCGCCCTTCATGCCCTCCGACCCGGGCGTGAGCACGATCTCGGCACCGTAGGCACGCATGACGGCGCGACGCTCGATGCTCATGGTGTCCGGCATCGTGATGACGACCCGGTAGCCCCGCGCTGCTCCGATGAGTGCGAGGGCGATGCCGGTGTTGCCGCTCGACCCCTCGACGATCGTGCCGCCGGGCTGCAGGTCGC
This window harbors:
- the cysK gene encoding cysteine synthase A; translated protein: MTGTIHDDITQAFGNTPLVRLNRLPRPGSAEVLAKLEFYNPGASIKDRLGVAIIDAAEEAGDLQPGGTIVEGSSGNTGIALALIGAARGYRVVITMPDTMSIERRAVMRAYGAEIVLTPGSEGMKGAVARAAQIVDETPGAVLAHQFETAANAAIHRRTTAQEVLRDTDGKVDVFVAGVGTGGTITGVGNVLKEQVPGVQIVAVEPADSPLLTKGTAGPHKIQGMGANFIPEVLDRSVIDEVFDVELDDALRVARALATDEGILAGISSGAIIHAAIEIAARPENAGKRIVAMVCDTGERYLSTVLFQDLVA